One Methanoculleus sp. 7T genomic window carries:
- a CDS encoding DUF368 domain-containing protein — protein sequence MTPRPGIREHAGIYLRGLMMGACDIIPGVSGGTIALITGIYERLVGAIGSIEPASAKHLARGDFGSFLSDLGKIDLPFLVVLLAGIGTAFLLMSGVILSLLTDHAVGTYSFFLGLIIASAVVLFLEIRSPGAATLAYLAVGTGAGYLFGGLGHLDVGHSLPVLFITGMVALCAMILPGISGAYVTLVLNQYEFMLAALRALSLPEIFAYIAGGVVGLLLFTKALKYLLKTYPGAMLALLTGLMLGSARMLWEKGSLAGDMVTGGWIFFLVGVLVVGAVEYLKRHYQGSGA from the coding sequence ATGACCCCTCGCCCGGGCATACGGGAACACGCAGGGATCTACCTGCGCGGGCTGATGATGGGCGCCTGCGATATCATCCCCGGCGTCTCGGGGGGGACGATCGCTCTCATCACCGGGATCTACGAGCGGTTGGTCGGGGCCATCGGCAGCATCGAACCGGCCTCGGCGAAGCACCTTGCCAGAGGTGACTTCGGGTCCTTCCTGTCGGACCTCGGGAAGATCGATCTCCCGTTTCTTGTGGTCCTTCTTGCCGGGATCGGCACCGCCTTCCTCCTCATGTCGGGAGTGATCCTCTCCCTCCTCACCGACCATGCAGTAGGGACGTACTCGTTCTTCCTCGGGCTGATCATAGCCTCTGCCGTCGTACTCTTCCTCGAGATCCGCTCTCCGGGTGCGGCCACCCTTGCCTACCTTGCCGTCGGGACCGGCGCTGGCTACCTCTTTGGAGGCCTCGGGCACCTTGACGTCGGTCATTCTCTGCCGGTCCTCTTCATCACCGGGATGGTGGCGCTCTGCGCCATGATCCTTCCCGGAATATCGGGCGCCTACGTGACCCTCGTCCTCAACCAGTACGAGTTCATGCTCGCCGCGCTCCGGGCCCTCTCTCTCCCCGAGATCTTCGCCTATATCGCCGGGGGCGTCGTCGGCCTCCTCCTCTTCACGAAGGCTCTCAAGTACCTCCTGAAGACCTACCCGGGGGCGATGCTCGCCCTCCTCACCGGGCTGATGCTCGGTTCGGCTAGGATGCTCTGGGAGAAAGGGTCCTTGGCCGGGGATATGGTGACCGGCGGCTGGATCTTCTTCCTTGTCGGTGTCCTCGTCGTCGGCGCTGTGGAATACCTGAAGAGGCATTATCAGGGCAGCGGGGCCTGA